One Pseudomonas abieticivorans genomic region harbors:
- a CDS encoding beta-ketoacyl-ACP synthase, with protein sequence MKRVVVTGMAGITSLGNDWATIAGHFAGNRSGIRRMDEWDRFEELNTRLAGPIDDFKVPAAWTRKQLRSMGRVSRLAVAAAERALLDAGLLGDPIIRDGRMGVACGSSTGSTDEIKAFGNMLLNSVAEGLNANSYVRMMPHTTAANISIFFGLTGRLIPTSSACTSGSQGIGYAYEAIKFGRLPLMLAGGAEELCPTEAMVFDALYATSLKNDAPHTSPRPYDSGRDGLVIGEGGGMLVLEELEHAVARGAHIHAEIVGFGSNADGQHTTRPEQATMRRAMELALEDAHLAPAAIGYVNGHGTATEQGDIAETLATSSLFGPRMPISSQKSFLGHTLGACGALESWFSIEMMNRDSYVHTLNLDEIDPLCGELDYLRGEFRQMSNQYVMNNNFAFGGVNTSLIFRRWN encoded by the coding sequence ATGAAGCGCGTCGTCGTCACCGGCATGGCCGGCATCACTTCGCTGGGCAACGACTGGGCGACCATCGCCGGGCATTTCGCCGGCAACCGCAGCGGCATCCGGCGCATGGACGAATGGGACCGGTTCGAAGAACTGAACACCCGCCTGGCCGGGCCCATCGATGACTTCAAGGTACCCGCTGCCTGGACTCGCAAGCAGTTGCGCAGCATGGGCCGCGTGTCGCGCCTGGCGGTAGCTGCCGCAGAGCGGGCGCTGTTGGACGCAGGCCTGCTGGGCGACCCGATCATCCGTGACGGGCGCATGGGCGTGGCCTGTGGCTCGTCCACCGGCAGCACCGACGAGATCAAGGCCTTCGGCAACATGCTGCTCAACTCGGTGGCCGAGGGCCTGAACGCCAACTCCTACGTGCGCATGATGCCGCACACCACGGCGGCCAACATCAGCATCTTTTTCGGCCTGACCGGGCGTCTGATCCCCACTTCCAGCGCCTGCACCAGCGGCAGCCAGGGCATTGGCTATGCGTACGAGGCCATCAAGTTCGGCCGCCTGCCACTGATGCTCGCCGGTGGCGCCGAAGAGCTGTGCCCCACCGAAGCCATGGTGTTCGACGCGCTGTACGCCACCAGCCTGAAAAACGACGCGCCACACACTAGCCCACGGCCCTACGACAGCGGCCGCGACGGCCTGGTGATCGGTGAAGGCGGCGGCATGCTGGTGCTCGAAGAGCTGGAACATGCAGTGGCACGCGGGGCACACATCCACGCCGAAATCGTTGGTTTTGGCAGCAACGCCGACGGGCAACATACCACCCGCCCAGAGCAGGCCACCATGCGCCGGGCCATGGAGCTGGCGTTGGAAGATGCCCACCTCGCACCCGCTGCCATCGGCTATGTGAACGGCCACGGCACCGCCACCGAGCAAGGCGACATCGCCGAGACCCTGGCCACCAGCAGCCTGTTCGGCCCGCGCATGCCCATCAGTTCGCAAAAGAGCTTCCTGGGCCACACCCTGGGGGCCTGCGGCGCGCTGGAGTCCTGGTTCAGCATCGAGATGATGAACCGCGACAGCTACGTGCACACGCTCAACCTGGACGAGATCGACCCGCTGTGTGGCGAGCTGGATTACCTGCGCGGCGAGTTCCGGCAGATGAGCAACCAGTACGTGATGAACAACAATTTTGCCTTTGGTGGCGTCAACACCTCGTTGATTTTCCGCCGCTGGAATTAA
- a CDS encoding hotdog family protein, whose product MIAWPIADLIPHAGDMILVDQVLAFDDDSIHTQLVVRPGGLFNREDGSLPAWIGIELMAQSVAAFAGCQARLRGQPVELGFLLGTRKFECNVEHFPAGTELTIHGLRSLQDDSGMGVFECHLTGPGIHAQARLNVYRPPQAAEYLAAAPAQESSHD is encoded by the coding sequence ATGATTGCCTGGCCCATCGCCGACCTGATACCCCATGCCGGCGACATGATCCTGGTCGACCAGGTGCTGGCGTTCGACGACGACAGCATCCATACCCAACTGGTGGTGCGCCCTGGCGGCCTGTTCAACCGCGAAGACGGCAGCCTGCCGGCCTGGATCGGCATCGAGCTGATGGCCCAGAGCGTGGCCGCGTTTGCCGGATGCCAGGCGCGCCTGCGCGGGCAGCCGGTGGAGTTGGGCTTTTTGCTCGGCACGCGCAAGTTCGAATGCAATGTTGAACACTTTCCAGCCGGCACCGAACTGACCATCCACGGCCTGCGCTCGCTGCAAGACGACAGCGGCATGGGCGTGTTCGAGTGCCACCTCACAGGCCCCGGCATCCACGCCCAGGCCCGCCTCAACGTTTATCGCCCGCCGCAGGCCGCCGAGTACCTGGCTGCTGCGCCCGCACAGGAGTCTTCCCATGACTGA
- a CDS encoding LysR family transcriptional regulator has protein sequence MELRHLRYFIAVAEELHFGRAAERLGISQPPLSQQIQALEQELGARLFDRTNRRVALSEAGRLFLEEARLVLAQMDKAADVARRAQLGELGEMKIGFTSSAPFNSSIPKSISVFRQSYPAVHLNLEEMSSQAVTDALLEGSIEVGLIRPLVLSDHLTHVELLREPLVVVLSAEHPLAAGTEAGLHMKALADEPFVFFPRNYGSGLYAQLLSLARSAGFSPHIAQEAGEAMTIIGLVAAGLGVSVLPASYQRMRIDGVVYRRLLDPEAMTAVWLVQRREVPSAMAKAFVDLLTRHAAKQV, from the coding sequence ATGGAATTGCGTCACCTGCGCTACTTCATCGCTGTGGCCGAAGAGCTGCATTTCGGCCGCGCGGCAGAGCGCCTGGGCATTTCCCAGCCGCCTCTGAGCCAGCAGATCCAAGCGTTGGAGCAGGAATTGGGGGCACGCTTGTTCGACCGTACCAATCGTCGGGTTGCGTTGAGTGAGGCCGGCCGGCTGTTCCTGGAAGAAGCGCGGTTGGTGCTCGCGCAAATGGACAAGGCCGCCGACGTGGCACGGCGCGCGCAATTGGGCGAACTGGGCGAGATGAAAATCGGCTTCACCTCGTCGGCGCCGTTCAATTCCAGTATCCCCAAATCCATTTCGGTGTTCCGCCAGAGCTACCCGGCGGTACACCTGAACCTTGAGGAGATGAGCAGCCAGGCGGTGACCGATGCGCTGCTGGAAGGCTCTATCGAGGTGGGCTTGATTCGCCCGCTGGTGCTGTCCGATCACTTGACCCATGTGGAACTGCTGCGCGAACCGTTGGTGGTGGTGCTCAGCGCCGAGCACCCGTTGGCGGCCGGCACCGAGGCAGGGCTGCACATGAAGGCGCTGGCCGACGAGCCCTTCGTGTTTTTCCCACGTAACTACGGCAGTGGGCTGTACGCGCAATTGCTCAGCCTTGCGCGCAGCGCCGGGTTCAGCCCACACATCGCCCAGGAGGCGGGCGAGGCCATGACCATCATCGGGCTGGTGGCGGCAGGCCTTGGGGTGTCGGTGTTGCCCGCCTCCTACCAGCGCATGCGCATCGATGGCGTGGTGTACCGGCGCTTGCTCGACCCCGAGGCCATGACCGCCGTGTGGTTGGTGCAGCGCAGGGAGGTACCTTCGGCAATGGCCAAGGCTTTCGTCGATTTGCTGACCCGGCACGCCGCCAAACAGGTGTGA
- a CDS encoding methyl-accepting chemotaxis protein: MQQSLIDTLRLIGDSSHQLAAAAEEMTAITNQTSGDLNNQNAEIQQAATAVNEMTAAVEEVARNAVSTADASSASTTTTQLGRERVDTTIRAIQRMGERVEDASEQVKELAAHSQDIGKILDVIRGVAEQTNLLALNAAIEAARAGEAGRGFAVVADEVRALAGRTQTSTQEIEQMVAAIQSGTSKVVATMQANNDQALATLDTAKTAGTALDEIGQAISLIHERNLVIASASEEQAQVAREIDRNLVNIRDLSLQTSEGASQIDSASQALSGLSHDLKGMVGKFQL; the protein is encoded by the coding sequence ATGCAACAAAGCCTGATCGATACCTTGCGCCTGATTGGCGACTCATCGCACCAGTTGGCGGCGGCGGCCGAAGAAATGACGGCCATCACCAACCAGACCTCGGGCGACCTGAACAACCAGAACGCCGAAATTCAACAGGCGGCCACGGCGGTCAATGAGATGACTGCCGCGGTGGAGGAAGTGGCGCGTAACGCGGTGTCCACCGCCGACGCCTCAAGCGCCTCGACCACCACCACGCAACTGGGCCGCGAGCGGGTCGATACCACCATCCGCGCCATCCAGCGCATGGGCGAACGGGTGGAAGACGCTTCCGAGCAGGTCAAGGAGCTGGCCGCGCATTCCCAGGACATCGGTAAGATCCTCGACGTGATCCGTGGCGTGGCCGAACAGACCAACTTGTTGGCGCTGAACGCCGCCATCGAAGCGGCCCGCGCCGGTGAAGCCGGGCGTGGCTTTGCGGTGGTGGCCGATGAGGTGCGCGCGCTGGCCGGGCGTACCCAAACCTCCACCCAGGAAATCGAGCAGATGGTCGCGGCCATCCAGTCGGGTACTTCCAAGGTGGTGGCGACCATGCAGGCCAACAACGATCAGGCCTTGGCCACCCTCGACACCGCCAAGACCGCAGGCACCGCACTGGACGAGATCGGCCAGGCCATCTCGCTGATCCACGAACGCAACCTGGTGATCGCCAGCGCCTCGGAAGAACAGGCGCAGGTAGCCCGTGAGATTGACCGTAACTTGGTCAATATTCGTGATTTGTCGTTGCAGACGTCGGAAGGCGCAAGCCAGATCGACAGTGCCAGCCAGGCGTTGTCGGGGTTGTCCCATGACCTCAAAGGCATGGTCGGGAAGTTCCAGCTTTAA
- a CDS encoding excinuclease: MQIKTWATAAAFTLCALPGISQARDTQLFLPFEKVISEMTSAGKLDGSVKFYLAGVQPKGPVSVISPGAVTNKKTNAFNKTDQAACEWALQSAILSLNSAAKNAGANAVTNIVSFYKSNVRKDASTYECHAGAIMAGVALKGDLSTVK, from the coding sequence ATGCAAATCAAGACTTGGGCCACTGCGGCCGCCTTCACCCTGTGCGCCCTGCCGGGCATCAGCCAGGCCCGCGATACCCAATTGTTTTTGCCGTTCGAGAAGGTCATCAGCGAAATGACCAGCGCCGGCAAGCTCGATGGCAGCGTGAAGTTCTACCTGGCGGGCGTGCAGCCCAAGGGCCCAGTGAGCGTTATCAGCCCAGGCGCCGTGACCAACAAGAAAACCAACGCCTTCAACAAGACCGACCAAGCCGCCTGCGAGTGGGCCCTGCAATCGGCTATTTTGTCGCTCAACAGCGCAGCGAAGAATGCCGGTGCCAATGCGGTGACCAACATCGTCAGCTTCTACAAGAGCAACGTGCGCAAGGATGCCAGCACCTATGAGTGCCATGCCGGCGCGATCATGGCGGGTGTGGCGTTGAAGGGCGACCTTTCCACGGTGAAGTAG
- the fabG gene encoding 3-oxoacyl-ACP reductase FabG — protein MTESILVTGSSRGIGRAIALRLAQAGFDLVLHCRSGRAEANAVQAEVKALGRNARVLQFDVADRAACAHILLDDVQTHGAYYGVVCNAGLTRDGAFPALSEEDWDLVMRTNLDGFYNVLHPVMMPMIRRRAPGRIVCITSVSGLIGNRGQVNYSASKAGIIGAAKALAIELGKRKITVNCVAPGLIDTAMLDEHVPVEELMKMIPAQRMGTPEEVAGAVNFLMSAEASYITRQVLAVNGGLC, from the coding sequence ATGACTGAATCCATACTGGTCACCGGCTCCAGCCGTGGCATCGGCCGCGCCATCGCCCTGCGCCTGGCGCAGGCAGGCTTCGACCTGGTGCTGCATTGCCGCAGCGGCCGCGCCGAGGCAAACGCCGTGCAGGCCGAAGTCAAGGCTTTGGGCCGCAACGCCCGCGTGCTGCAGTTCGACGTGGCCGACCGTGCCGCGTGTGCACACATTCTGCTCGATGACGTCCAGACGCACGGTGCCTACTACGGCGTGGTGTGCAATGCCGGCCTGACCCGCGACGGCGCCTTCCCGGCCCTGAGCGAGGAGGACTGGGACCTGGTGATGCGTACCAACCTGGACGGTTTCTACAACGTGCTGCACCCGGTGATGATGCCGATGATCCGCCGTCGCGCGCCAGGCCGCATCGTCTGCATCACCTCGGTGTCGGGCTTGATTGGCAACCGCGGCCAGGTGAACTACAGCGCTTCCAAGGCCGGCATCATCGGTGCGGCGAAAGCGCTGGCCATTGAGCTGGGCAAGCGCAAGATCACCGTCAACTGCGTGGCACCCGGCTTGATCGACACGGCCATGCTCGACGAACACGTGCCCGTCGAAGAGCTGATGAAAATGATCCCGGCGCAGCGCATGGGCACCCCGGAAGAAGTCGCCGGCGCGGTCAATTTTTTGATGTCGGCAGAAGCCTCGTACATCACCCGCCAAGTGCTGGCAGTCAACGGAGGGTTGTGCTGA
- a CDS encoding MMPL family transporter, with protein MPSERLLPRLFLTLLVAVMALAGWQWHAGAPLSANLMELVPGATPDPLEQRAEQRMQEPLNREMLVLVGHNDKDKAIALAQTLATQWQASGLFEKVQWNLQADLPALRTQLLQGRLAMLPTADRSALVDHPDAFIQQRVQSLFDPFAGFSLVASQDDWLGLTGRILQGQPKHGSVQMDLGSGALIATADGKSWVLLRARTEGNAFDLRLPLKVDDLLGQARQQAQAAGGQLLAASGLLYAANGQRDATREITWVGGGATLGILLLLLLAFRRWRVLLAFIPVLVGMLFGAVACVGLFGHLHVMTLVLGSSLIGVAVDYPLHYLSKSWSLKPWRSWPALRLTLPGLSLSLATSCIGYLALAFTPFPALTQIAAFSAAGLVGAYLAAVCLLPALLNNVQLAPAAWPLNLANALINLRLALLKRLPSPWLLALLMLFCAGGLWHLSVKNDIRQWVGAPPQLLQEAQAIARITGYQPTSQFFLLRAANAQQLLERESALTERLQVLVHQDKLKGYLALNQLLATSAQQQQLRTALDALPAHWQPLVALGVPISALQTELAQLKALPGQTIDQALAGPLSEPWRLLWLGNSGQGVASMISLQGMTNSSLLKSAAQGLPGVQLVDRLGDLNQVFAATQVSAAELKLLSCGLIVLLLILPFGLGGALRIVALPLLAALCSLASLGWLGQPLTLFSLFGLLLVTAISVDYAILMRERIGGAAVSLLGTLLAATTTWLSFGLLAVSSTPAVSNFGLSVSLGLAFSFLLAPWSGEAKHSAQVSP; from the coding sequence TTGCCGAGTGAGCGCCTGTTACCGCGGCTGTTCCTGACCTTGCTGGTGGCTGTCATGGCCCTGGCTGGCTGGCAATGGCACGCCGGCGCGCCGCTGTCGGCCAACCTGATGGAGCTTGTGCCCGGCGCCACGCCCGACCCGCTCGAGCAGCGCGCCGAACAACGCATGCAAGAACCGCTGAACCGCGAAATGCTGGTGCTGGTGGGCCACAACGACAAGGATAAGGCCATCGCCCTGGCCCAAACCCTGGCTACGCAATGGCAGGCCAGCGGCCTGTTCGAAAAGGTCCAGTGGAACCTGCAGGCCGACCTGCCGGCCTTGCGCACGCAACTGCTGCAAGGGCGCCTGGCGATGCTGCCGACAGCCGACCGCAGCGCCCTGGTCGACCATCCCGACGCGTTTATCCAGCAGCGCGTGCAAAGCCTGTTCGACCCCTTCGCCGGTTTCAGCCTGGTCGCCAGCCAAGACGATTGGCTGGGCCTGACCGGGCGTATCCTCCAAGGCCAACCCAAGCATGGCTCGGTGCAAATGGACCTGGGCAGCGGCGCGCTGATCGCCACCGCCGACGGCAAGAGCTGGGTGCTGCTGCGCGCCCGTACCGAAGGCAACGCCTTTGACCTGCGGCTACCGCTCAAGGTCGACGACCTGCTCGGCCAGGCTCGCCAACAAGCTCAAGCCGCCGGCGGGCAACTGCTGGCGGCCAGCGGCCTGCTGTACGCCGCCAACGGCCAGCGTGACGCCACCCGGGAAATCACCTGGGTAGGTGGCGGCGCAACCTTGGGCATTCTCCTGCTGCTGTTGTTGGCCTTTCGCCGCTGGCGGGTGCTGCTGGCATTTATCCCGGTGCTGGTCGGCATGCTGTTTGGCGCAGTGGCGTGCGTGGGGCTGTTCGGCCACCTGCACGTGATGACCTTGGTGCTGGGCTCAAGCTTGATCGGCGTGGCGGTTGACTACCCACTGCACTATTTGTCCAAATCCTGGAGCCTGAAGCCCTGGCGTAGTTGGCCGGCCTTGCGCCTGACGCTGCCGGGCCTGAGCCTGAGCCTGGCCACCAGTTGCATCGGCTATTTGGCGCTGGCCTTCACGCCGTTCCCGGCCCTGACCCAGATCGCCGCATTCTCGGCAGCCGGGCTGGTAGGCGCCTACCTCGCCGCCGTATGCCTGCTGCCGGCGCTGTTGAATAACGTGCAACTGGCCCCTGCGGCCTGGCCTCTGAACCTGGCCAACGCCCTGATCAACCTGCGCCTGGCGCTGCTCAAGCGCCTACCCAGCCCTTGGCTGCTGGCCTTGCTGATGCTGTTTTGCGCAGGCGGCCTGTGGCACCTGAGCGTCAAGAATGACATCCGCCAATGGGTTGGGGCGCCACCGCAACTGCTTCAAGAGGCCCAGGCCATCGCACGCATCACCGGCTACCAGCCCACCAGCCAGTTCTTCCTGTTGCGCGCGGCCAACGCGCAGCAATTGCTGGAGCGTGAAAGCGCCCTCACCGAACGGCTGCAGGTATTGGTGCACCAAGACAAACTCAAGGGTTACCTGGCGCTGAACCAACTGCTGGCGACCTCGGCGCAGCAGCAACAACTGCGCACTGCGCTGGACGCATTGCCAGCCCACTGGCAACCGCTGGTGGCCCTGGGCGTTCCGATCAGCGCCTTGCAAACCGAGCTTGCCCAGCTCAAGGCCCTGCCGGGGCAAACCATCGACCAAGCCCTGGCCGGCCCCTTGAGCGAACCGTGGCGCTTGCTGTGGCTAGGCAACAGCGGCCAAGGTGTGGCCTCGATGATCAGCCTGCAGGGCATGACCAACAGCTCGCTGTTGAAGTCGGCAGCCCAAGGCCTGCCTGGCGTACAACTGGTAGACCGCCTGGGCGACCTCAACCAGGTGTTCGCCGCCACCCAGGTCAGCGCCGCAGAGCTCAAGCTGCTGTCGTGTGGCCTGATCGTGTTGTTGCTGATCTTGCCGTTCGGCCTGGGCGGCGCACTGCGTATTGTCGCCCTGCCCCTGCTGGCCGCCCTGTGCAGCCTGGCCAGCCTGGGTTGGCTGGGCCAGCCGCTGACACTGTTCAGCCTGTTCGGCCTGCTGCTGGTCACGGCCATCAGCGTCGATTACGCGATCCTGATGCGCGAACGCATCGGCGGCGCTGCCGTGAGCCTGCTGGGCACCCTGCTTGCCGCCACCACCACCTGGTTGTCGTTTGGCCTGCTGGCGGTGTCCAGCACGCCTGCGGTCAGCAACTTCGGCCTGTCGGTCAGCCTGGGCCTGGCCTTCAGCTTTTTGCTGGCGCCCTGGTCCGGTGAAGCCAAACACAGCGCGCAGGTGAGCCCATGA
- a CDS encoding methyltransferase domain-containing protein has product MSGPQYLSDTYVEETRFGFWFLRSHTWQHHVLRVAINDLRGLFSEAPPAQAVLLDAGCGQGKSFQYLQQVFKPARLMGLDADLHSIELSSQEAKRLNLEVQLQANDCAKLQMPDASVDLLFCHQTFHHLVEQEKALAEFYRVLKPGGYLLFAESTEAYIDTWVIRWLFRHPMHVQKSAEGYLQMLREQGFEFGPQNISYPYLWWSRAKDFGLLERAGLRRPKPFGQRQETLVNVVARKPLASGATA; this is encoded by the coding sequence ATGAGCGGCCCACAGTACCTGAGCGACACCTACGTCGAAGAAACCCGCTTCGGCTTCTGGTTCCTGCGCAGCCACACCTGGCAGCACCACGTGCTGCGTGTGGCGATCAACGACCTGCGCGGGCTGTTCAGCGAGGCGCCACCGGCCCAGGCCGTGCTGCTGGATGCCGGCTGCGGCCAAGGCAAGTCGTTCCAGTATTTGCAGCAGGTATTCAAGCCGGCCCGGCTGATGGGCCTGGATGCCGACTTGCACAGCATCGAGCTGAGTTCCCAGGAAGCCAAGCGCCTGAACCTGGAGGTGCAGTTGCAAGCCAATGACTGCGCCAAGCTGCAGATGCCCGATGCCAGCGTCGACCTGCTGTTCTGCCACCAAACCTTCCATCACCTGGTGGAACAGGAAAAAGCCCTGGCCGAGTTCTACCGGGTGCTCAAGCCCGGTGGCTACCTGCTGTTCGCCGAATCCACCGAAGCCTACATCGACACCTGGGTGATACGCTGGCTGTTCCGCCACCCCATGCACGTGCAAAAAAGCGCTGAAGGTTACCTGCAAATGCTCCGTGAACAGGGCTTCGAATTTGGCCCGCAGAACATCTCGTACCCCTACTTGTGGTGGAGCCGCGCCAAGGATTTCGGCCTGCTGGAGCGTGCTGGCCTGCGCCGGCCAAAACCCTTTGGCCAACGGCAAGAAACCCTGGTCAACGTGGTGGCGCGCAAACCACTGGCCAGCGGGGCCACGGCATGA
- a CDS encoding beta-ketoacyl-[acyl-carrier-protein] synthase family protein produces the protein MTAYLNALGLVCALGRDKAEVARRLFAGDCSGMQLQAGWVPDKTLPVAAVPGPLADMPKHLAQQGSRNNQLLLQAARQIEGDIQQAIQSYGPGRIGVVLGTSTSGIDEASRDIAAYLRDRQFPTGYAYAQQELSAPANFLAQWLQLSGPAYVISTACTSSARALMSARRLLDLGLCDAVLCGGVDSLCKLTLNGFSALEAVSSKRCNPFSRNRDGINIGEAAVLFLMTREHLAGNARPVALLGAGASCDAHHISAPEPAGRGALQAMNKALQQARLAPGQIDYLNLHGTATAHNDAMESIAVNSLFPGGVPCSSTKPMTGHTLGAAGALEAAFCWLSLGNAQGLLAPHVWDAQADPELPALQWVTPGQTMAASPSRRLMSNSFAFGGNNVSLILGDPR, from the coding sequence GTGACGGCCTACCTCAATGCGCTGGGGCTGGTTTGCGCCCTGGGCCGGGACAAGGCCGAGGTCGCCCGCCGCCTGTTCGCCGGTGACTGCAGCGGCATGCAGCTGCAAGCCGGCTGGGTACCGGACAAAACCTTGCCGGTGGCCGCCGTGCCCGGCCCCCTGGCCGATATGCCCAAGCACCTTGCGCAGCAAGGCAGCCGCAACAACCAGCTGTTGCTGCAGGCCGCGCGGCAGATAGAAGGCGATATCCAACAGGCCATCCAGAGCTATGGCCCCGGGCGCATCGGGGTCGTCCTGGGCACCAGCACCTCGGGCATCGACGAGGCCAGCCGCGACATCGCCGCCTACCTGCGCGACCGGCAGTTTCCGACCGGGTATGCCTATGCCCAGCAGGAACTCAGCGCACCGGCCAATTTTCTTGCCCAGTGGCTGCAGTTGAGCGGCCCGGCATACGTGATCTCCACGGCCTGCACCTCCAGCGCCCGCGCGTTGATGAGTGCCCGGCGCCTGTTGGACCTGGGCCTGTGCGATGCGGTGCTGTGCGGTGGCGTGGACAGCCTGTGCAAGCTCACCCTCAACGGCTTCAGCGCACTGGAAGCGGTGTCCTCGAAACGCTGCAATCCGTTTTCGCGCAACCGCGACGGCATCAATATCGGCGAAGCCGCGGTGTTGTTCCTGATGACCCGCGAACACCTCGCAGGCAACGCCAGGCCGGTCGCCCTGCTCGGCGCCGGGGCCAGCTGCGACGCCCATCATATTTCCGCGCCCGAACCCGCCGGCCGAGGCGCACTACAAGCCATGAACAAGGCCTTGCAGCAAGCCAGGCTTGCCCCGGGGCAAATCGATTACCTGAACCTGCACGGCACCGCCACGGCCCACAACGACGCCATGGAAAGCATCGCCGTGAACAGCCTGTTCCCAGGTGGCGTGCCTTGCTCGTCGACCAAACCGATGACCGGCCACACCCTGGGCGCCGCCGGTGCGTTGGAAGCGGCGTTCTGCTGGCTCAGCCTTGGCAACGCGCAAGGCTTGCTGGCGCCCCATGTATGGGATGCCCAGGCCGATCCCGAGCTGCCCGCCTTGCAGTGGGTGACACCGGGCCAAACCATGGCCGCCAGCCCCTCTCGTCGGCTGATGAGCAATTCCTTCGCCTTTGGCGGCAACAATGTCAGCCTTATTCTGGGAGACCCTCGATGA
- a CDS encoding NAD(P)/FAD-dependent oxidoreductase — MPNIEREQRQVVVIGAGPSGAIAAALLKRNGHDVLIIERQRFPRFSIGESLLSHCIDFIEEAGMLEAVQAAGFQVKKGAAFAWGERYSAFDFGDTFSNGKPTTFQVQRADFDKLLADQAELQGVEIRYEETITAADFNAAQPQLTVQRADGSEYVVQSEFVLDASGYGRVLPRLLELEAPSNFPLRQAIFTHVEDRIDCHTFDREKILVTTHPTQRDIWFWTIPFSNGRCSVGVVAAAEHLQGATDLDACLKGFVQATPSLAKVLQNAQWDTPARTIGGYSANVKALHGPGFALLGNAAEFLDPVFSSGVTIAMRSASMAAGLLHRQLSGVAVDWQNEFAVPLKRGVDTFRAYVEGWYNGSFQDVIYHPGSSAEIRRMISSILAGYAWDQRNPFVAEPVRRLRMLAEVCASTPA, encoded by the coding sequence ATGCCAAACATTGAAAGGGAACAGCGCCAGGTCGTGGTGATCGGCGCCGGGCCTTCCGGCGCCATCGCCGCCGCGTTGCTCAAGCGCAACGGCCACGACGTGCTGATCATCGAGCGCCAGCGCTTCCCACGCTTTTCCATCGGCGAAAGCCTGCTGTCGCACTGCATCGACTTCATCGAAGAAGCCGGCATGCTTGAAGCGGTCCAGGCGGCGGGTTTCCAGGTCAAGAAGGGCGCGGCATTTGCCTGGGGCGAACGCTACAGTGCGTTCGACTTTGGCGACACGTTCAGCAACGGCAAACCCACCACCTTCCAAGTGCAGCGCGCCGACTTCGACAAGCTGCTGGCCGACCAGGCCGAGTTGCAGGGCGTGGAAATCCGCTACGAAGAAACCATCACGGCTGCCGACTTCAACGCCGCGCAACCGCAGTTGACGGTGCAGCGCGCCGATGGCAGCGAGTACGTCGTGCAGAGCGAGTTCGTGCTCGACGCCAGCGGCTATGGCCGCGTGCTACCGCGTCTATTGGAGCTGGAAGCGCCCTCGAATTTCCCGCTGCGCCAGGCCATCTTCACCCACGTCGAAGACCGCATTGACTGCCATACCTTCGACCGCGAGAAGATCCTGGTGACCACCCACCCCACCCAGCGCGATATCTGGTTCTGGACCATCCCGTTCAGCAACGGCCGTTGCTCGGTAGGCGTGGTGGCGGCGGCCGAGCACTTGCAAGGCGCAACCGACCTGGACGCCTGCCTGAAAGGCTTCGTGCAAGCGACTCCAAGCCTTGCAAAGGTGCTGCAAAATGCTCAATGGGACACCCCGGCACGGACCATCGGCGGCTACTCGGCCAACGTCAAGGCTCTGCACGGGCCCGGTTTCGCCTTGCTCGGCAATGCCGCGGAATTCCTCGACCCGGTGTTCTCCTCGGGCGTGACCATCGCCATGCGCTCGGCCAGCATGGCCGCAGGTTTGCTGCACCGCCAGCTGAGCGGCGTGGCGGTGGACTGGCAAAATGAGTTCGCCGTGCCCCTCAAGCGCGGCGTCGATACCTTCCGCGCGTATGTCGAAGGTTGGTACAACGGCAGCTTCCAGGACGTGATCTACCACCCTGGCAGCTCGGCCGAGATCCGCCGCATGATCAGCTCGATCCTGGCCGGCTACGCCTGGGACCAACGCAACCCCTTCGTGGCCGAACCCGTGCGCCGCCTGCGCATGCTCGCCGAAGTGTGCGCGAGTACGCCAGCATGA